From Magnolia sinica isolate HGM2019 chromosome 13, MsV1, whole genome shotgun sequence, one genomic window encodes:
- the LOC131223774 gene encoding pentatricopeptide repeat-containing protein At1g11900 isoform X2 encodes MSSLISLYRISVKCRSDFYLRSPFHFTFLRQFKTKPFKISTTRIPSKVCRLLPFVAVQIISAAAYCKCRTVVTQGSADEQEVPDETLKQILVAAEHDPFSIKRTCSIYIEKLCQSGNLSDLSDLLKGLRDKQIFLSFKTYKTILVAAAEANKFELSCWVFKDLLLTSKSQDSSSFINFAKAFQKTTDLDLLLKFIREVSELTFPRSATVINRIIVGFAESGQSEKALLIFEEMKNLKCKPDTVTWNIVLAVKGKAGRADQLLSVFSSMKESDHVPDIVTYNTLINSFRKMGRLDLCSNFAHEMVERGIGPDLRTYTALIDGFGRLGNVDEALRLFDEMRRRRVRPSIYVYRSLISNLKKVGKLELALSLSEEMNSLASKLVGPEDFRRRDR; translated from the coding sequence ATTTCGACCACACGCATCCCATCCAAGGTCTGCAGATTATTACCATTTGTGGCTGTTCAAATTATTTCTGCAGCTGCATATTGCAAGTGCCGGACAGTAGTGACGCAGGGCTCAGCTGATGAACAAGAGGTGCCAGATGAGACCTTGAAACAAATTCTTGTGGCGGCAGAACACGATCCCTTCTCCATTAAGAGAACTTGTAGCATTTACATTGAGAAACTCTGCCAATCCGGCAATCTATCAGATCTTTCTGACTTACTGAAGGGTCTGCGTGATAAACAGATATTCCTAAGCTTTAAGACGTACAAAACTATTCTCGTGGCAGCAGCCGAAGCAAACAAGTTTGAACTTTCGTGTTGGGTCTTTAAGGATCTATTACTGACTAGCAAATCCCAAGATTCATCTTCTTTTATCAATTTTGCAAAGGCATTTCAGAAGACGACCGATCTGGACCTTCTACTCAAATTCATCAGAGAAGTGTCAGAACTCACATTTCCAAGAAGTGCAACTGTCATTAACAGGATCATCGTTGGCTTTGCTGAATCTGGGCAGTCTGAAAAAGCCCTCCTGATTTTTGAGGAAATGAAGAATCTGAAATGTAAGCCAGACACTGTTACATGGAATATAGTTTTAGCGGTTAAGGGTAAGGCAGGCCGGGCAGATCAGTTGCTCAGTGTAttttcttccatgaaagaatctgaccatgTTCCCGACATAGTGACTTACAATACCTTAATCAACAGTTTTAGGAAAATGGGCAGATTGGATTTGTGCTCAAACTTCGCACATGAAATGGTTGAGAGGGGGATCGGGCCAGATTTGCGAACCTATACTGCATTGATTGACGGGTTTGGTCGGTTGGGGAATGTTGATGAAGCGTTGAGACTGTTTGATGAGATGAGGAGAAGGCGGGTCCGTCCTTCCATTTATGTGTACCGGTCATTAATTAGTAATCTGAAGAAGGTTGGGAAGTTGGAGTTAGCTTTGAGTTTATCAGAAGAGATGAATTCCCTTGCATCAAAACTTGTGGGTCCGGAAGATTTTAGACGAAGAGACAGGTAA